Proteins encoded in a region of the Clostridium beijerinckii genome:
- the ygfK gene encoding putative selenate reductase subunit YgfK, with product MSDKMQRIPFEKMLTWITRELKEKESIFGVHKDKFYYNETGKSITLFNEKLSSPIGPAAGPNSQLTQNIVCAYLTGSRFIELKTVQVIDGEDITVSKPCINAQDEGYNVEWSTELKVSEAFDEYVKAWFLLHVLMKELKFAKERDFMFNMSVGYDLKGIKSSKIDTYIKGMQDASSTKIWTECQETLLSHIDMFSEFTKEDLEKISPTICSSITISTLHGCPANEIESIASYFLEEKKLNTYIKMNPTLLGEKFVKETLTAMGYDYIVLNGHHFTNDLQYSDGVAMLKRLKAVANNLNLEIGVKLTNTLPAKIINNELPGEEMYMSGRALFPLSISLASKLAKEFNGDLQISYSGGADFFNIDKILSTGISPITFATSILKPGGYERITQMAKKVEKQLNGKISGINVEILEDIVKETINDKHYRKELRLVNSRKLNSNLQFYDCAVAPCSVGCPINQQIPQYTALVGQKKYDEAFSIIAIDNALPAITSTICNHKCQTKCTRLDYDESVSIRDLKQIAVLNAQDKFIESIEPTDIRTGKKVVVIGAGPAGLSLALFLRRNGVDVTVRDKKEKALGIVEHVIPEFRISSEMIKKDLEMVKKHGVKFQFCVDENINLKELKKEYDYVVLAIGAWKPGKVSLSDSDNKAINAISFLEKYKKQKGNIALGKKVCVIGGGDVAMDAARSAKRVSGVEEVSIIYRRTKKYMPADNEEIELAISEGILLKELLTPISINDGKLTCEKMILGDRDASLRRSSVGTEEITTLDADTVIIATGEKIDSNLLRQNEINLDFNEFPVVNEKLETNIANVYIIGDLKKGPSTIVNAIADAKIVTKDILAKEGLSSDFKQKGYCTDEKILYGRKGILGDSKSCEEEADRCLGCKNICELCVDVCPNRANVMINVNSDFVSNHQIIHLDGMCNECGNCGIFCPHKGNPYKDKITVFWSKEDFENSDNKGFFIENLEKGICLVRTEESDIVSYTASQQSEVSKEMASLIQTCIDKYDYIL from the coding sequence ATGAGTGATAAAATGCAACGCATTCCTTTTGAAAAAATGTTAACTTGGATTACTAGAGAGTTAAAAGAAAAAGAATCTATTTTTGGCGTGCATAAAGATAAATTTTATTATAATGAAACTGGAAAATCAATTACTTTATTTAATGAGAAACTTTCATCACCAATTGGACCGGCAGCAGGTCCCAATTCGCAATTAACACAAAATATTGTTTGTGCATATTTAACTGGAAGTCGTTTTATTGAATTAAAAACAGTACAAGTTATTGATGGAGAAGATATTACAGTGTCTAAACCTTGCATCAATGCACAAGATGAGGGGTACAACGTAGAGTGGTCTACAGAATTAAAAGTGTCAGAAGCCTTTGATGAATATGTAAAAGCCTGGTTTTTACTTCATGTCTTAATGAAAGAGCTCAAATTTGCAAAGGAAAGAGATTTTATGTTCAATATGAGCGTGGGATATGACTTGAAAGGCATAAAATCTTCTAAAATTGATACTTATATTAAAGGGATGCAAGACGCTTCGTCTACAAAAATTTGGACAGAATGTCAAGAAACACTTCTTTCTCATATAGATATGTTTTCTGAATTTACGAAGGAAGATTTGGAAAAAATTTCACCTACTATTTGTTCATCTATTACGATCTCAACACTTCATGGTTGTCCTGCTAATGAAATTGAAAGCATTGCTAGCTATTTTCTTGAAGAAAAGAAATTAAATACTTATATTAAAATGAATCCTACATTACTAGGAGAAAAGTTTGTTAAAGAAACTTTAACAGCTATGGGGTATGACTATATAGTTCTTAATGGACATCATTTTACAAATGATTTGCAGTACTCAGATGGAGTTGCAATGCTAAAACGTTTGAAGGCGGTCGCAAATAACTTAAATTTAGAAATAGGAGTTAAACTAACTAACACACTGCCAGCTAAAATAATTAATAATGAATTACCAGGGGAAGAAATGTATATGTCAGGACGTGCATTATTCCCACTATCTATATCTTTAGCAAGTAAATTAGCTAAAGAATTTAATGGTGATTTACAAATTTCTTATTCAGGTGGGGCTGATTTCTTTAATATTGATAAAATATTATCTACAGGAATTAGTCCAATAACATTTGCTACATCTATCTTAAAGCCAGGTGGTTACGAAAGAATAACTCAAATGGCTAAAAAAGTTGAGAAGCAGCTTAATGGTAAAATTTCTGGAATTAATGTAGAAATTCTGGAGGACATAGTCAAGGAAACTATTAATGATAAGCATTATCGAAAAGAACTACGACTTGTTAATAGCAGAAAACTTAATTCTAACCTTCAATTTTATGATTGTGCAGTTGCACCTTGCTCTGTAGGATGTCCAATTAATCAGCAAATCCCACAATATACAGCTTTAGTAGGACAAAAAAAATATGATGAGGCTTTTTCAATAATTGCCATAGATAACGCGTTACCGGCTATTACATCAACTATTTGTAATCATAAATGCCAGACTAAATGTACTAGACTTGATTATGATGAATCTGTTTCAATCAGAGATTTAAAACAAATTGCAGTTTTAAATGCACAGGATAAATTTATTGAATCCATTGAACCAACAGATATTAGAACTGGCAAAAAAGTTGTTGTTATTGGAGCGGGTCCAGCAGGTCTTTCACTAGCTCTTTTCTTAAGAAGAAATGGTGTAGATGTTACTGTAAGGGATAAAAAAGAAAAAGCGTTAGGTATTGTAGAGCATGTCATACCTGAGTTTAGAATTTCTTCTGAAATGATAAAAAAAGACTTGGAAATGGTTAAAAAACATGGGGTAAAATTTCAATTTTGTGTAGATGAAAATATTAATTTGAAGGAATTAAAAAAGGAATATGATTATGTAGTGTTAGCCATAGGAGCATGGAAACCTGGAAAAGTTTCACTAAGCGATTCCGATAATAAAGCAATTAATGCTATTTCATTTTTAGAAAAATATAAGAAACAAAAAGGAAATATTGCTTTAGGTAAAAAAGTTTGTGTTATTGGAGGAGGAGATGTTGCCATGGATGCAGCACGCTCAGCTAAAAGAGTGAGTGGTGTTGAAGAGGTTTCTATTATATATAGAAGAACTAAAAAATACATGCCAGCGGATAATGAAGAAATAGAACTTGCTATTTCTGAAGGTATTTTACTTAAAGAACTCCTTACGCCAATTTCTATTAATGATGGAAAACTTACTTGTGAAAAAATGATTCTAGGTGATAGAGATGCATCCTTAAGAAGAAGTTCTGTAGGTACTGAAGAAATAACAACATTAGATGCAGATACAGTCATTATAGCAACAGGTGAAAAAATTGATAGTAATTTATTAAGACAAAATGAAATAAATTTGGATTTTAATGAGTTTCCTGTTGTTAACGAAAAATTAGAAACAAATATTGCAAATGTATATATCATTGGTGATTTAAAAAAAGGTCCATCTACAATTGTTAATGCAATAGCAGATGCAAAAATAGTTACAAAAGATATTCTAGCAAAAGAAGGTTTAAGTTCTGATTTTAAGCAAAAAGGTTATTGTACTGATGAAAAGATATTATATGGAAGGAAGGGAATATTAGGAGACTCAAAGTCTTGCGAGGAAGAGGCTGATAGATGTTTAGGGTGTAAGAACATTTGTGAATTATGCGTTGATGTTTGTCCTAATAGAGCAAACGTAATGATTAATGTAAACAGTGATTTTGTTTCTAATCATCAGATTATACATTTAGATGGTATGTGTAATGAGTGCGGTAATTGTGGTATTTTTTGTCCTCATAAAGGAAATCCATATAAGGATAAAATAACAGTTTTTTGGAGTAAAGAAGATTTTGAAAATAGTGATAACAAAGGATTCTTTATTGAAAATTTAGAAAAAGGCATTTGTCTAGTAAGAACTGAAGAAAGCGATATTGTAAGTTATACTGCTTCGCAGCAATCAGAAGTTTCAAAAGAAATGGCTAGTCTAATTCAAACGTGTATAGATAAGTATGATTATATCCTTTAG
- a CDS encoding NCS2 family permease, protein MKKDVTKQKPSFLESYFHLEENNSNVKTEILAGITTFVTMAYIIFVNPNILKIAGMNSANAVGDAAAQFSVGSDPIVSSVFVATCLAAAIGTLIMGLYANLPFAQAPGMGLNAFFTYTVCLTLGFTWHQALSCVFMSGVLFILITVTSIREKIVDAIPQNLKYAISGGIGLYIALIGLKSGGVVVSNPATLVGFGNFASPGTLLTIIGIIITAVLMARGIKGSILIGIIATTIIGIPFKITSLENLHVFSAPPSLAPTFAAFDFAGLFSKGGTSIGGAFLSVIMVVITICLVDLFDTIGTLVGTATKAGMVDENGKVLRMKKALICDAVATTAGSVLGTSTISTYIESTAGVSEGGRTGLTSTVVGILFILSLFFSGLVGIVPGQATAPALVIVGVLMMSAIVNIDFSDFTEAVPAFFAISLMAFSYSIANGIAAAMIFYPITKIATGRQKEIHPIVYILAVLFILRYILLPFE, encoded by the coding sequence ATGAAAAAAGATGTAACCAAACAAAAACCATCATTTTTGGAGAGTTATTTTCACTTGGAAGAAAATAACTCAAATGTAAAGACAGAAATACTTGCTGGAATTACTACTTTTGTTACAATGGCATACATTATATTTGTTAATCCTAATATATTAAAAATAGCTGGTATGAATTCTGCAAATGCAGTAGGAGATGCAGCAGCACAGTTTAGTGTAGGCTCTGATCCAATAGTATCATCAGTTTTCGTAGCTACTTGTCTCGCAGCTGCCATTGGCACATTAATAATGGGGCTGTATGCAAATCTTCCTTTTGCTCAGGCTCCTGGTATGGGTCTTAATGCATTTTTTACGTATACTGTATGTTTAACCTTAGGTTTTACATGGCATCAGGCTTTATCATGCGTATTCATGTCAGGTGTATTATTTATACTTATTACAGTAACATCCATACGAGAAAAGATAGTTGATGCAATACCTCAAAATCTAAAATATGCAATTTCTGGAGGTATTGGACTCTATATAGCTCTTATTGGATTAAAATCTGGTGGTGTAGTAGTGTCAAATCCAGCAACACTAGTTGGATTCGGAAACTTTGCAAGTCCAGGAACACTGCTTACTATAATAGGAATCATAATAACTGCTGTTCTAATGGCTAGGGGGATTAAGGGCTCAATTTTAATTGGAATAATTGCAACTACAATAATAGGAATTCCATTCAAAATCACATCACTCGAAAATTTACATGTTTTCAGTGCACCACCATCACTTGCTCCTACATTTGCAGCATTTGATTTTGCAGGACTTTTTTCAAAAGGCGGCACATCAATAGGAGGCGCATTTCTTAGCGTTATAATGGTTGTTATAACTATTTGTTTAGTTGATCTTTTTGATACTATCGGAACTCTTGTAGGTACAGCTACAAAAGCAGGAATGGTTGACGAAAACGGTAAGGTTTTAAGAATGAAAAAAGCATTGATTTGTGATGCAGTAGCAACAACTGCAGGTTCAGTTTTAGGTACAAGTACAATTTCAACATATATTGAGTCTACAGCTGGTGTTTCAGAAGGAGGAAGAACTGGACTTACTTCAACAGTAGTAGGAATATTATTTATTTTATCATTATTCTTCTCAGGCCTTGTTGGTATAGTTCCAGGACAAGCAACAGCTCCAGCCCTTGTAATAGTAGGTGTTTTAATGATGTCAGCAATTGTTAATATAGATTTCAGCGATTTTACAGAAGCAGTTCCAGCTTTTTTTGCTATATCATTAATGGCTTTTTCTTATAGTATAGCTAATGGAATTGCAGCTGCTATGATTTTTTATCCAATAACAAAAATAGCTACAGGCAGACAAAAAGAAATCCATCCAATAGTATATATACTTGCAGTATTATTCATTCTTAGATATATTTTACTTCCATTTGAATAA
- a CDS encoding TetR/AcrR family transcriptional regulator gives MSDDVKEKILKATMKVVSKEKISGTRMHMIANEAHMSQANLHYHFSSKNDILISLLDEIQEEFSNDRKNYINLENKSVVENIRGFFDQKKNDILNKKEFDYTQIDYWVQGTVNEEIKLKFKNTFEIWRDNIREVLYKGDQTEDKDTKHLEMLPYLAVSLMLGASLQYLIDEGKFDLDQYFDLAEEVIFGQIQKNNKPICLSIK, from the coding sequence ATGTCTGATGACGTTAAAGAAAAAATACTAAAGGCTACAATGAAAGTGGTTTCAAAAGAGAAAATTAGTGGTACTCGTATGCATATGATTGCCAATGAAGCGCATATGAGTCAAGCAAATTTACATTATCATTTCTCATCTAAAAATGATATATTGATTTCTCTTTTAGATGAGATACAAGAAGAATTTTCTAATGATCGAAAGAATTATATTAATTTGGAAAATAAAAGTGTAGTTGAAAATATCAGAGGTTTTTTTGATCAAAAAAAGAATGATATTCTCAACAAAAAGGAATTTGATTATACCCAGATTGATTATTGGGTGCAAGGAACAGTAAATGAAGAGATAAAACTAAAATTTAAAAATACATTTGAAATTTGGCGTGACAATATTCGTGAAGTTTTATATAAAGGTGATCAAACCGAAGATAAGGATACGAAGCATTTGGAAATGTTACCGTACTTAGCAGTGTCTTTGATGCTAGGTGCTTCACTGCAATACTTAATTGATGAGGGGAAATTTGATCTAGATCAATATTTTGATCTAGCAGAGGAAGTGATATTTGGGCAAATTCAAAAAAATAACAAGCCCATTTGCCTTAGCATAAAGTAA